One Chanodichthys erythropterus isolate Z2021 chromosome 22, ASM2448905v1, whole genome shotgun sequence DNA window includes the following coding sequences:
- the pou4f4 gene encoding brain-specific homeobox/POU domain protein 3-like encodes MMSMNSKQPFSMHPILHEPKYTPLHSSSEAIRRACLPTPSLQGNIFAGFDETLLQRAEALAAVDIVAQKSHPFKPDATYHTMTTMTSMTCTPTSSTGHLHHPSVLTSHHHHPHHQPTQGLEGDLLDHLTPGISIGGMPGSDVCSTASHPHSHMSAINHMQHHHPQSMNMHHHSLGSHASLGGGGDSEPDPRELESFAERFKQRRIKLGVTQADVGSALANLKIPGVGCLSQSTICRFESLTLSHNNMVALKPILEAWLEEAERAQREKMAKPEIFNGGDKKRKRTSIAAPEKRSLEAYFAVQPRPSSEKIAAIAEKLDLKKNVVRVWFCNQRQKQKRMKFSATH; translated from the exons ATGATGTCCATGAATAGCAAACAGCCGTTTAGTATGCATCCAATTTTGCACGAGCCTAAATACACACCTCTACATTCCAGCTCTGAAGCTATCCGGCGAGCATGTTTGCCCACGCCCTCG CTGCAGGGTAACATCTTTGCCGGCTTTGATGAGACTCTGCTCCAGAGAGCCGAGGCACTGGCGGCAGTGGACATCGTCGCTCAAAAGAGTCATCCGTTCAAGCCAGATGCCACCTACCACACCATGACCACCATGACGAGCATGACCTGCACGCCCACGTCCTCTACTGGGCACCTTCATCACCCGTCTGTGCTGACCTCTCACCACCATCATCCCCACCACCAGCCGACGCAGGGCCTGGAGGGCGACCTGCTCGACCACCTCACCCCCGGCATCTCTATCGGAGGCATGCCGGGCTCCGACGTTTGCTCCACCGCTTCCCACCCGCATTCACACATGTCAGCAATTAACCACATGCAGCATCACCACCCGCAAAGTATGAACATGCACCACCACAGCCTGGGCTCGCACGCCTCTCTGGGCGGCGGTGGAGACTCTGAGCCTGATCCCCGGGAGCTGGAGTCTTTCGCCGAACGCTTCAAGCAGAGGCGGATCAAACTCGGGGTCACGCAGGCCGACGTGGGTTCGGCGCTAGCCAATCTTAAAATCCCCGGGGTCGGCTGCCTGAGCCAGAGTACTATCTGTCGTTTCGAGTCTCTTACTTTGTCCCACAATAACATGGTCGCCCTCAAGCCTATCCTGGAAGCGTGGTTAGAGGAGGCAGAACGGGCTCAGAGAGAGAAAATGGCCAAACCGGAAATTTTTAACGGCGGGGACAAAAAGAGAAAACGCACCTCGATCGCTGCTCCAGAGAAGCGATCGCTGGAGGCTTACTTTGCCGTCCAGCCAAGACCCTCGTCGGAGAAAATCGCTGCCATTGCCGAGAAATTGGACCTGAAAAAAAACGTGGTCCGCGTGTGGTTTTGTAATCAAAGGCAAAAGCAGAAACGGATGAAGTTTTCGGCTACGCACTAG